A region from the Chelmon rostratus isolate fCheRos1 chromosome 6, fCheRos1.pri, whole genome shotgun sequence genome encodes:
- the blm gene encoding Bloom syndrome protein homolog isoform X3: MFSLPQNNLKEQLARHSNAAQSKLSLAKSKPGAFSFKKKSPLGTTKVEIPSKLDRPQKSQISNFFSVNSKGKSDCISPAGNCAPAGQTTSKVSAVKVPAAPVTSDNQLTSGTRGSSTSLDASLGFSIEDWDDFDDFETPVKTKNDSFTSEISGKKTNPVSSHCEEKTQFAGKLSHDASLVTPELISSSANNNGHSKSKQSCMETYELEPGVDEAAVSPGPSLNRDPAEYELDDSPVKIARRRPPAHLNSVMTDSEEDNDAELEPFKGRTDNKKKWIDPDVIELEDKSVPDDDLDYIPPSPIPNEISHSTSSWETRPKSAVSESRDKLVQSKGPTTTLHEPSDHHSKDKTNEQLFSIMESICALVDSIPEHELIALSCGNELLLKRAQRKRILATGGSGLLRMQQPDSTVISEPSFKETSSFSYDTSSLMSSNCSVSLDSKKPPQIRRSSVISVNYESDDSITDVKPMHSKHSRTIQVENESMCDSPSTHTLTNPSFNFSKKTSTDLDGSDLFFSPKKQETAVQKKSKTSAAEDIEPDDFYVDDFDIDDFNDSDIPDYLDKPETGQNSSTGTTTVKEGGSSKSSWDKKPTTPVAAGKPSNISSPEPTFRNPAHDRFRGFNFPHSKEMMKIFHKRFGLHQFRFNQLEAINATLQGEDTFVLMPTGGGKSLCYQLPACLSPGVTVVISPLKSLIVDQVQKLTTLDIPATSLSGDKSDTEAGRIYMQLSRKDPIIKLLYVTPEKVSASNRLISALQNLYERGLLARFVIDEAHCVSQWGHDFRPDYKRLHELRQKFPKVPMMALTATATPRVQKDILNQLNMTRPQVFTMSFNRTNLKYSVLPKKPKKVDEDCISWIKKHYPRDSGIVYCLSRNDCDALAESLQRAGILALSYHAGLSDSDREYVQSKWINQDGCQVICATIAFGMGIDKPDVRYVIHASLPKSVEGYYQESGRAGRDGEMSHCILFYSYTDVHRIKRIISMDREGDRYAKATHFNNLHSMVQFCENMMECRRIQLLAYFGELKFNKNFCKDHADVSCDNCAKPNQYKMRNVTEDVKKIVRFVQENCEKVGARFGRTAQQNRLTLNMLVDIFIGSKSAKVQTGMFGIGGAYSRHNADRLFKKLVLDKVLEEDLYITNNGQAVSYISAGPKAMTVLSGNMQVEFYETESASSIRKHKAAVAKNVSQREEMVQQCLKELTDLCKELGKAFGIHYYNIFNTTTLKKIAEKLSSEPEVLLQIDGVTEDKLDKYGAEVIKVLQKYSEWQLPAEEQTDNDGDGWIDTTRGRTQGDSSEDTESSTYFRNQGQKRKKAPFFKYSKKRKGYGNTSSNSKGGGYSSNKSWSSSSSRGGSKSAGRGYRNSAGDASAGRRPGILTVPTPQTNQRPFLKPAFSR; the protein is encoded by the exons ATGTTCAGTCTTCCACAAAATAACTTGAAGGAACAGCTGGCGAGGCACAGCAATGCTGCTCAGAGCAAGCTGTCTCTGGCTAAGTCCAAACCGGG GGCGTTTTCTTTCAAAAAGAAGTCCCCATTGGGTACAACCAAGGTGGAAATCCCTTCCAAG CTTGACAGACCTCAAAAATCCCAAATCAGCAACTTCTTCTCTGTAAATTCAAAAGGCAAGTCGGACTGTATCAGCCCAGCAGGAAACTGTGCTCCTGCTGGCCAGACTACTTCAAAAGTATCTGCTGTAAAGGTGCCTGCAGCTCCAGTTACATCTGACAACCAGTTAACAAGTGGCACACGAGGCAGTTCCACAAGTCTGGATGCATCTCTCGGTTTCTCAATTGAAGACTGGGATGATTTTGATGACTTTGAAActcctgtcaaaacaaaaaatgactcATTCACTTCAGAAATATCTGGGAAGAAAACCAATCCAGTGTCATCTCAttgtgaagaaaaaacacagtttgcagGGAAACTAAGCCATGATGCATCTCTTGTGACACCAGAGTTGATCAGTAGTTCTGCAAACAACAATGGTCATTCCAAAAGTAAACAGTCTTGTATGGAAACCTATGAACTGGAGCCCGGTGTCGACGAAGCTGCCGTTTCACCAGGACCTAGTTTGAATCGGGACCCAGCAGAGTATGAACTTGATGATTCTCCAGTTAAAATAGCCAGAAGACGTCCTCCCGCTCATCTGAATTCTGTCATGACTGATAGTGAAGAGGACAACGATGCTGAGCTTGAGCCTTTTAAAGGAAGGACAG acaataagaaaaaatggATTGACCCAGATGTAATAGAGCTTGAAGACAAGTCAGTGCCTGACGATGACCTTGACTACATTCCCCCCTCTCCAATCCCTAATGAGATCTCTCACTCTACTTCTTCATGGGAGACAAG ACCtaaatcagctgtttctgaAAGCAGAGACAAGCTTGTACAATCAAAGGGACCCACTACAACACTGCATGAACCATCTGATCACCActcaaaagacaaaacaa ACGAGCAGCTCTTCAGTATCATGGAGTCCATTTGTGCTCTGGTTGATTCCATCCCTGAACATGAACTAATAGCTCTGTCTTGTGGAAATGAGCTGTTGCTCAAGAGGGCTCAAAG GAAGAGGATTCTTGCAACTGGTGGTAGTGGTTTGTTGAGGATGCAGCAGCCAGACAGCACTGTGATTTCTGAACCCAGCTTTAAAGAAACATCATCTTTTAGCTATGATACGTCTAGTCTTATGTCATCCaactgctctgtgtctctggaCTCCAAGAAGCCACCTCAGATCAGGAGATCTTCAGTCATCTCTGTGAACTATGAGTCTGATGACAGTATTACTGATGTGAAACCTATGCACAGTAAGCACAGCAGGACAATACAAGTGGAAAATGAGAGTATGTGTGACTCTCCATCAACCCACACCCTCACAAATCCTTCTTTTAATTTCTCAAAGAAAACGAGCACAGACCTGGATGGTTCAGATCTCTTCTTCTCACCCAAGAAGCAAGAGACTGCCGTTCAGAAGAAATCGAAAACCTCAGCTGCAGAAGACATAGAGCCAGATGACTTTTACGTTGACGACTTTGACATAGATGACTTTAATGACTCAGATATCCCTGATTACCTTGACAAACCGGAGACAGGACAAAACTCCAGCACCGGGACTACAACAGTGAAAGAGGGGGGGTCAAGCAAGTCTTCATGGGACAAGAAACCAACAACACCTGTGGCTGCAGGCAAACCTTCAAACATCTCCTCTCCTG AACCCACCTTCAGAAACCCAGCCCATGATCGCTTCAGAGGGTTCAACTTTCCCCACTCAAAGGAGATGATGAAGATCTTTCACAAGCGTTTTGGTCTTCATCAATTCAGGTTCAATCAACTAGAAGCGATTAATGCAACGCTTCAGGGAGAGGACACGTTTGTTTTGATGCCCACAG GTGGGGGTAAAAGCCTGTGTTATCAGCTGCCGGCCTGCCTGTCACCAGGAGTCACCGTGGTCATCTCCCCACTCAAATCACTCATCGTCGACCAGGTCCAGAAACTCACCACACTGGAT ATCCCAGCAACAAGTCTGTCTGGTGATAAAAGTGACACAGAAGCAGGGAGGATCTATATGCAGCTCTCAAGGAAAGACCCCATCATTAAACTGCTCTATGTCACTCCTGAAAAG GTGAGTGCCAGTAACAGGCTGATCTCCGCCCTGCAGAACCTGTATGAACGAGGCCTTTTGGCCCGGTTTGTCATTGATGAGGCCCATTGTGTCAGTCAG TGGGGCCACGATTTCCGTCCAGACTACAAGCGGTTGCATGAACTGCGTCAGAAGTTCCCCAAAGTGCCGATGATGGCCCTGACAGCCACTGCCACCCCCCGTGTTCAGAAAGACATCCTCAACCAGCTCAATATGACCCGGCCGCAGGT CTTCACCATGAGTTTCAACAGAACAAACCTGAAGTATTCTGTGCTGCCCAAGAAACCCAAAAAGGTCGACGAGGACTGCATCAGCTGGATCAAGAAGCACTACCCAC GCGACTCTGGCATCGTTTACTGCCTGTCCCGTAATGACTGTGACGCCTTGGCTGAGAGTCTGCAGAGAGCGGGGATACTGGCTCTGTCGTATCACGCGGGCCTGAGCGACAGTGACAGAGAATATGTGCAGAGCAAGTGGATCAATCAGGACGGCTGCCAG GTCATCTGTGCCACCATAGCCTTTGGCATGGGTATCGACAAGCCTGATGTGCGCTATGTGATCCACGCCAGTCTGCCTAAGTCCGTGGAGGGTTACTACCAGGAGTCTGGGAGAGctggcagagatggagagatgtcTCACTGTATTCTCTTTTACTCCTACACCGATGTCCACCGCATCAAGAGGATTATCAGCA TGGACAGGGAAGGTGACAGATACGCCAAggcaacacatttcaacaacCTACACAGCATGGTGCAGTTCTGTGAGAACATGATGGAGTGCCGAAGAATTCAGCTGCTCGCGTACTTTGGGGAGCtgaagttcaataaaaacttcTGTAAGGACCACGCAGACGTCAGCTGTGACAACTGTGCCAAACCCAAC CAATACAAGATGAGAAATGTTACTGAAGATGTGAAGAAGATTGTGAGGTTCGTCCAGGAGAACTGCGAGAAGGTCGGAGCGAGGTTTGGCAGGACTGCTCAGCAAAACAGGCTGACGCTGAATATGCTGGTGGATATCTTTATAG ggTCTAAATCTGCCAAGGTACAGACAGGAATGTTTGGGATAGGAGGCGCATACTCGAGGCATAATGCTGACCGTCTTTTCAAAAAGCTGGTTCTGGACAAGGTCCTGGAGGAGGATCTCTACATCACTAACAATGGCCAAGCTGTGTCTTATATCTCTGCTGGACCCAAAGCCATGACTGTGCTGTCTGGAAACATGCAG GTGGAGTTCTACGAGACAGAGAGCGCGTCTagcatcagaaaacacaaagctgctgtggCCAAGAACGTCTcccagagagaggagatggtCCAGCAGTGTCTGAAGGAGCTGACAGATCTGTGCAAGGAGCTGGGCAAAGCGTTTGGCATTCACTATTACAACATCTTCAACACCACCACCTTGAAGAAGATAGCTG AGAAGCTTTCTTCTGAACCTGAAGTCCTGCTACAAATTGATGGTGTGACAGAGGACAAACTAGATAAGTATGGAGCGGAAGTCATTAAGGTCCTGCAGAAATACTCTGAGTGGCAGCTGCCTG CAGAGGAGCAGACGGACAATGATGGAGACGGGTGGATAGACACGACACGAGGTCGCACACAGGGAGATTCCAGCGAAGACACAGAGTCGTCCACCTACTTTCGCAATCAGggacagaagagaaagaaagctcCATTCTTCAAGTACTCCAAGAAGAGAAAAGGATATGGCAACACGAGTTCTAACTCTAAAGG CGGTGGCTACAGCAGCAATAAATCATGGTCATCGTCCAGCTCCAGAGGTGGATCAAAATCTGCGGGCCGGGGGTACAGGAACTCAGCGGGAGACGCATCAGCAGGCAGGAGACCGGGCATCCTGACCGTCCCGACCCCTCAGACCAATCAGCGACCCTTCTTAAAACCAGCCTTTTCACGCTAA